Sequence from the Phragmites australis chromosome 11, lpPhrAust1.1, whole genome shotgun sequence genome:
TATGGATATCATTACTGAGAATCTGAAAATTCAGACATAAAAATAAATCCATACAAGAAAATGATCCCTCAGTTCCCATTGTCACAATAAGAAACAGACTAGTCACATAACAGCAGTATCCTAAATAAGCAACATTAAATGCATGGCTTTGTCTATACACGCACCTTCCTCCAAAGCAAGCTGTCTCCAAGCATCCAACTTTAGTGAGTCTGTATCAGCCTAAGAGAACAGAGGACATTAGATGTCAGTCAATCAATGACATGCATGCACAAATGAAACTGCAAGCAACACTGAGTGAAGTATCAAGCCGAGTAAGATTTCCAGTGTACGCTAGACTTTGCCTAAACTAAACGTTACAGTAGGATACACTAGCACCAAAAGAAAACTCACAATGACATTGTCCCATGAGAAAATCAGACCAAACGCCTCATCCGGCTTCATAGCATGCCTTATCCTTTGAAGGAagcattcttgcaatttttcattCAGGTAATCCTGAAACATTAAGAAAATTTTATAGTAAAAGTTAACATTACAAAAATGTTATTGGGTGTTAAATACATCTAATCTGATATGGCAATCCAACTAATGATGATACTTACCACATCGACCTTGAGTGGTCCATCCATCCGAAATGTTTCAAAGCCCTCCCCATATTCAGCTCCGATTGCCTaataaaccaaaacaaaaaaaaaaaaacatatttatttaagaaCTGACAAAACGAAAAACAGAATAATCCCTACCCTCAAAGAACAAGTACTTCTATGGACCAATATTAATCGTAGCCGGAACAGTTTCAATTAATAGCACGTTACCAATCCAACTATCCAGTGcaacacaactaaaaagaagCTTAAGAAAAAGCCTAGCTGGCCACTGCTCACACCCTCGAGCAGCAAACAGGTGAGAATAAGGGACTGTTTCGAATGCAAGAAAGTTACAAGAAACAGGTCGATTCCTGTGAGAGAAGCCCATGTGTtacaaacagggcctaaatgTACTCTGGAGCTATCTGTACAAGTTCAATAGCAAACCAAGCCCGAAAACACAAATGCTGGGAAGAATTCACCTGAAGAAGCCATCAAACTCATATGCATCCAATCAATTGCCTCTTTACATGAAATTCGCTAACTAACACACCGAAATGAAAGAAAGGATCTAATCCGATAGGCGCCGCGACAAATCAGAGCAAGGTAGCACCCATTTATACACCAATACAACCAGAATAAACAGCGTAAAAGATTAACCGAGGAACAATATAATGGCACTAATTTAAAAAAGTACTTTTTTATCCACAACCCGTCAACCATTTAGTACCTAATCCAGAGCTCGCACGGAGCTAATTCCAACACCAAATAAGAAATCAAAATAGggcaaacaagaaaaaaaaaaccacctCATCGACGAAGACCTTGCCGGGGAGGGGCGGGAAGGCATCAAATCCGGACGCCCTCCTTCGCAACCTAACCTGCCTCCCGTTTCTTGGTCTCTGCACAATAACATccccaaaaaatatatatatatatcagaaaAAAAATCGAGAAATTAGTGTCATACGAGCGGAGGAGGTAAGTGCTCACCGGAAACCGAAGACCGGAGCATGGGACGCGAGGGGGGGAAGAGGGCGCCGAAGGGAAGGGAGAAGGCGCGGTGGCGGTGCGGAAGCTACACGACTCCATGGGAAggggaaagaagaagagagggatGGTAGTGGAGGGGTTTTATTTTTAGAGTTTTTCGatttcgtttttgttttttctctgtAATATTGTTGTTATTATCTGTTTCGGTATTTAATTTTTCTGGCTGTAAAGTGTGGGAAGAAACGGATTTTCTTTCTCCTTCATTTGCTCTTTATTGGTATTTGGTAGGTATACCGTGAATCAATTTGAAATATTACTCACCACACGTCtagaaatatgaaaaaaaaaactttagatGTTTTTTTTGCTCGTGATTGTCGccttttttaaaaaggaaaaagtaaATACGAAAGGCAAATCATCAAGCGCCCTTACATTaggaattttgatgaaatttatcTCCAAAACTCGTGATTGATTCGATTGTTGCTACCAGCTGGAACAAGTCAATTTTCACTTGCAGCATAATTCCTTTTGCATCCGCTGCACGTGTGCTTGGTGGATAAAGCTTGATAAATCATTGCCCTTGGATGGACTAGTGATTAGTGAACGATGTCGACAAttgtaaaaaggaaaaaaaaagcaatggAAAAATAGAACATAGAATATGCTCCTCAGAGCATCTTCAAGGATACTAAAAACTCACTTCTAATATCATTATATAAGAAATATTCTTAATAAAATTCACTCATTAAATCTCTTTCATCTCTACCAAACTATCAATACCTCATTCTCTATATTTTCTCTACTGTATCATCACGAATAGACCCTACCTGTCATCTCTCCCTTTCCTCTTCACTAGCAGCAGTACCAGTACGCTCCTCCACCATCTTTGCTCTTACTGCTCTGCTTGCCTCCACGAGTCGGCCCCGCCCACCTGTTGCTACGATTGCCCTAGCCACACCCATCAATGCCTGTCTCCCCCGAGCTCTTCCGACAGCGGGCGAGAAACATTAGCCCCACATTTCTTGTCTCTCCCCTAAGCTCCACCGGTAACGGTGCCAAGATCCAGCTTCGGCTCCAACCTTCACGTCGTCTCACGCAAGATTGAGGCAAGGAGCTCACAAATCGAAGGCCGCGggccgctcctcctccttgccATCAGCCTCTTCGCGACACCATGGTCTCCAAGGCTCGCATGGTGGCCGGAGCGGAGGGCGGGGCCGAGCTCAAGCCCCAGGCAGGCGGGCTTGACAAGAGTGGAGGCAGGTGGGCTCGCCATTGGCCCTGTCAGAGGGTGGCTCGGCGGGAACACTGATGGGGAGCGAAGGCACGCAAGAAGGGAGGCCGTGGGAGAGCAGAGGTTGTGGGCCTAAGGGTGGATTGGGAGCCGAGGTCACTTCTAGCTAGGATGAAAGCTCATCTTAGAACCAGTAAAAATTGGAAACAAGATTAGGAGGTTATTGGAGTTGAATTTTAGAGTTAAAATCTCTAAAAATAGCTATTGAGAATCATTTTAAACAGCTCTCGGAGATGCTCTTAATAGTATATATTAGCTTCTCAGCATCTCCCAACGAAAACATTTGACCGGAGTATATGCAAAAGTTTGCCTCCCAAAATCTCGGATGGTATGCATGACATCAGCCCGCCAGGTTCTTAAATTTTGGGCCATGAAAAATATGTACTGAACTGTATCAAAATACGGAAGTAAAATGCACAGGCCGAAATCTCAAAGAATTATGAAGTACATAATTTTGTTTTCTCTCTAACGATAGTTTCTGCACCACATGTCATTTTTCACTACTTTCAAGCTACATGCGGATAAATATACAGTGGACAAATTCCATCGCCGGTATCATCAGTGACTTATCTCTATTATATAACTCAACTTTTCTCCACACTCTTatcctatctaataaaaaaatttagaatttgaataatttatacACTTTTACTATCCATTATGTCCTCTAACCTTCCTATTTTATTACCAACTACAGATATAtgacatattttactaataaaaataaataaaaaataagagataaatTAACAgatatttttcttctattttaaTCATACGCCAACGCTCCCGACGTATTCGTTCGACAGTGCTCACATAGCGTATACATTGTATGAGCACAAATAAGTGGATGTtatcatatctaatatttatgtttttattacaaTACACAATGCTTATATTATTTTGGATTGTACGGACAAATAGCGGAACTTATGAAATCCTTTCCAGGGTTAAAGTTGGCAATTACACGTGGGCTGGGTATGGGCCCAATCTTTGATGGCCAGATTCTTACTGGGCTGAAAATGGGCCGTGTTGGGTCAAAAGCCCAAGAAGCCTCGCCAGATCTGACGCTCCGAAATAAACCTATCTCCATTCGTGCCCGTTTCCCACTGCCGCTCCCAACTCCGGCGATCACCGCGTCCGCACCATGGCCGCTCGCTGGAGTCGCACCGCCCCccgtctcctcctccccgccctATCCCTCCTGCTCCTCTGCTCGTCGCTCCCGCCCCTGGCCGCGGCATACCGCCCCGGCGACATCGTCCCCATGCTCCGCTCCGGCCAGTACCACGACGTAATCCAATCAGCCTCAGCCCTTACTTGAGAGCAGCGAGTCTGAAGCTATTTGTGCTCGCACGTGTCTGATCTGTGCGTTCTCTTTCCTTAATTTCGCAGTCGAGGTCGGTGTGGTTCGACGTGGTGGGCCGCCACTGCCCGGCCTTCGCGGTCAACCGGGAGGTGAGGCTTTCTTGGAACGGCTCGAGTATTCTATCTCTGGGGCTTCTTCTTGCGGAGAGGCTTTCGTGATTTGGTTGAGGTTTCTTGTGCAGGTGCTGATGCCGATCCCGAAGCCGACAGGGTTCACCGGTGCTGATCCGTACAAGATGTGAGTAAGATCATGCGTCGTTTCTCAAAACCTTGCCGTATGAACATGTCTGAGACTACATTAGCTGAATTATGCATTAGTATCTTGCAATATTTTAGTGGGAACGTGTGAATTGTTTGATTTTTATCAGGGTCATTATTGTGTAGCCGACTTGACTGGTTTTAAGGCTGCAAGATACTAGAATTTGTAGATTTTGCAGAAGACCTAGTTCGCTGGATGTGAAATTTAATTCTTAGGTTTCATTCCGTTCTTTTGAATGAAGGATTGGTAGCTTGTAATGACTATGCGCCTAGGTCTGTCTGTGTCATGATTCATTTCGTTGTGGAAGACTCATATCCAGGAAGATCAGACTTAGCATCACTGAATGAATGTGATTGTAATGATTGGTGGTAGATTACTGTCCCCAAAAAAACCTTCAGAATCGCAGTGCAAATGCTCATTGGTAAATGATAATGTGTTTgcaattcttgtgatatttcaCATTCTAATACTCAATAGGTTTTGTGTAACAGAATATATACTGTCTATGCTTAGGTTAGAATGGATCGACTTGGTCAGAGAAATAGCAATAATCGAAAATGGTAAAACCATCACATATTATGCTATAGTTCAGTTGTACTACCTCCTGTATGATTAACTTTATATGTTAGGACATGGACATGGTGCCCTGCAcactttgaccattatttttttcttaatataaactaataaaatttaATGATATAGAAGTTCTTTTGATGATAAATCTGCTAATTTCGTTTTCCTGTGACAAACTTAAATACCTTGATGTATAAAACTTCACACATTCTAGGATGACATGTTTTGGACCGAAGTATTATTTGTGTAACAAGacaatcttcacaaaattgtgtTTGACTTACCTTATTGTAACTATGCAGAACGTTTCAAACTGGACATGAAAAGTTCCATGTTCCTTGGCTTTATGTTATAAATCGCAAAAACTCTGAAGTTCCACTGATTGATTTCCATTTGGTGAGGAATACACCCCTTGCTTAACTGCTATTGTGCACAATTTAAGGGGAATGTTTGTCTTCTTGTGTCTAATAGTGTTATACCTTTGATTATACAGAAGTACTCTGGAAACGATCTACTTGGGGTTACAGCTAAAGTTGTGGACATGCCTCACCACTGTATGTGATGCTATTGTCTGTCCCTGTAATATAATCAATTTTTTCACATGTCATTTTACTTTACAACTAAAAACCTAGTGATAAGGCTTTCGCCATTCTCATATGCATTACTAGTTTTGAAGATAAAGGGAAACTGCAATTAAATTAATTCTTAGTAAAGGGGTCAACTTGTCATTTACAATAGGCAACCAGTGGTGTGCTAATCAAGCATCCTGTATAAGAGAATTCAATAAACACTCATTACTTCCCTTATGTCCATTCACAAATATCAATTAGTTTGCCACAGCAATGCTGGGGCCATATGCCCATATATGCTGCTAACCTGGCATGTTTCAAATCCCAATATGCTATATAAATGTCAACTTTCAAGGCTTGCAATCGTCACAATAAAATGCGTACTCTTTTATCGCATCTTGTTGTCTATCTTTCCTTTCTATCTTCTGTGCAAGCAGGCAATTTCTCAGTAATAGCATGTTTGTTATATGAATCTTTGGCTTATATGGTGAATTTATTACCCTATCCACTGACCAATCCATGTTTACTGGGCAGATGTGGAAGTTCATCCTGACATAAAAAAGAATTTCTGGGATCCACAGAATTGGCCAAAATACGTTCTTGTTAGATATACATGGTACAAATTTATGTGGCCCATTTCTTGTTGTGTAATTGTGTATGAAATGTGACTTTTTCCAGTAGCCTTTATCATAAAGTGAGACTAAAAACTTTGAAGCAAAGCCTTTAACATTTATATTGATACTCTTATGCAGGGAGGAACAATCAGAGATAGACGTCGCTGCAGGATTTTATGTGTTATCTGGATCTGGTGAGTTCATTGGCTAATTCAGGTAgcttttgttttgttgtgcCTTGTTTTTTGTTAGCCTCAGAACTTCCCTTATGAACAACTGACCAAACAGTTTGTGGATATCATATTTCCAAATCCTAATTAATTTGGACTCACATGTGCAGGGCTTGTTCTGTCcttcattcttgcaatctacgTCCTGCAGTCATCCCAGGAAAAGTTGACGAGGTACAGTTCTGcacattttattttgtttgtggGATTCTAGGGTGAAGAATGTGATATTCTTATGCTAAAACCACATTTAAGAGTTTGGAATAAATACATTCCATGTTCTTGGCATCCTGCATACCCATGGTGGTGCGGTTATATAATTGTCCAGCCAGCAAGGCTGCTCATATTTTGCTGGCTTAGTTAAGCATCAACTCCATCTACCATCACCCA
This genomic interval carries:
- the LOC133885885 gene encoding uncharacterized protein LOC133885885, whose amino-acid sequence is MAARWSRTAPRLLLPALSLLLLCSSLPPLAAAYRPGDIVPMLRSGQYHDSRSVWFDVVGRHCPAFAVNREVLMPIPKPTGFTGADPYKITFQTGHEKFHVPWLYVINRKNSEVPLIDFHLKYSGNDLLGVTAKVVDMPHHYVEVHPDIKKNFWDPQNWPKYVLVRYTWEEQSEIDVAAGFYVLSGSGLVLSFILAIYVLQSSQEKLTRFVREAVADSSLRDGGIAKVE